aacagacttcatacttgcccctctttccaagactcttgcatttacctccctaacaaccccatccataaacaaattaaacaaccatggagacatcacacacccctgccgcaaacctacattcactgagaaccaatcactttcctctcttcctacacgtacacataccttacatcctcgataaaaacttttcactgcttctaacaacttgcctcccacaccatatattcttaataccttccacagagcatctctatcaactctatcatatgccttctccagatccataaatgctacatacaaatccatttgcttttctaagtatttctcacatacattcttcaaagcaaacacctgatccacacatcctctaccacttctgaaaatatTATAATCCTTTATTTATGATGTTACTAAAGTCCTCCATCACTCTGGGATTACATGAATAAATAATTTGGCTCAGTTATTATGAATTTTCCCCTATCTTTCTGGTATTGGAAGAGACCTAAGTCATCCAGATGTTCAAACATCATTTGATGTCAGTGGGAGCAGACTGAGGCTTAATACACATATAACAGTGAGGAAAACATTTTGCAGAGTGACTATTCAAAGATTTTTCTTAATGGTGTACTTTGGTCTTTTATCTCTTGATTAATTCCCTTTCATGTCTTCAGGTACACCAAAGTTCCTACAGGAAACTTTGGAGTGTACGACCCAACAGAGATTCACCGCATGGGCCAGCTGAAGAACCACATGCGAGATGCAGTTATTGGTCTTGCATATtaccttgttttcttttttatatatttgtactGGTAAGTAGCCTTTTTACTTGTATCCACATTgttatatattcctattagtgtTCTCCTAATGCTCTTAATGTTATTCATATTAATAAATTTCAACTAAATCTCTTTGTATATATTAGCAGAAAGTATTTGGAAGATGCTGTTGTGTAgtagaaatataaaaaatatatagatgaGTTAACAGAAATGGATGAGGATAGTAGGGTACAGAGAAAAGGAATTAGAAGTTACATCTCATTGAAATATTCTtacttataattctttttttttcataaacattttctTAGTTTTTTATTCATTACTAAAGTATTAGAAATGATAATTCTTGACATATTCTTAACATCTGCTGTGGTTAGGTTTAAACCATCTCTAATAGGTTGGTGAACATCAGCATTAAAATTTCCTAATCAACCACACTACTTCACCACAAATGAACTTCAAGTTTGCATTTCACAATTTATGTTTGTCCTGTTAGGTTGTATATTGTTATGCTTCTATCAACAGTATCTTTCTTTAAACTGGATAGCACTTTTGTGGTAAGGAAACGCTCAGAATATTTCCCAGTCCACAGCTTCTGTAGATCTGCCCCTTCCTGCAAAATCTTTgcaattacctcccacaccacccccatccaTGAGCATTTTAAACAGCCTTAATACAGACTTTCTATCAGAGAAACATTATTTTATCATCAGTGGCCAGAAAAGAGTACAGTATTATTGAGGAAACtctgctccaaaggagtccattctttCTGATACTGTGTTGAGCGCACCTCAAAGCTGTAGAAACTCAAGTTCTGGTGTTGtctaataatagtatatatattcaattaattTTGGAGGGAGACAATGTAAGGGTCTAGTCAGTACACTACAGAACTAGTTTAATATTTTCTTAAGAGCACCTCGTAACTAAGGTTAATATGTCTTTCATTAATCTAAGGTAGGGAGAATGTACAGTAGTTCTGCTTTGAAAAAGGACATAAAATTCCAAGGAAATACTCATTGTTAGTGATTATTAGTTCCACCTAGTAAAAGGAGAGGCAAGGGTCATAGCCACATGATACTAGTCTACAAAAAAGTACTACTGTATATATTGAAAACTATTAAAAAGTGATGGTCAGTAGCCTTGATATAGGCAGTTAGTGCAACATTACAGCACATAATAATCTGATATGTTGCCACTAAATATTTCTAATTGCCTCTTGATTGTTTAAGTCTCTTGGAGGCACTTGTTTGATGGTTATTCACCTAATTGATATCTTCAAGGCAGTGGATTCCCTTACCAGTGCTATGATATGGGAAGAAGTCCCAGTACACAAAATTACTTTTATAATTGTATTTGCTGGAATCAGTTTATAATgaaattttatttattattcattatacataatcactgttttccACATCAGTGAATATCAAGATAAAAGTTTATGCTTTATATTGTTTTTTcctttacagtcttttgacacatCTCCTGCGATCAAATCCTGTGGCCAAACCAGACTACGCAGATGATACTGGATTGTAATTTATTTGTAAGCTTTTCTTCACGTTTAAGAATTCTATGTAATATGTAGATTTCAGTGCAATAGTGAAATTGGATAAGCTGTTACGTCACAAAAAACTCTTGATAGTGCTTTGAAATAATGATTGGAAGTTTATTTccgaagtatttatgaatttaagTATGAGGTTGTAAGTAGCAATATCATAGTATTCATGAATTTAATCTCATGTTATTTTCACTCAGAACAAAAGTATTATTTAATTTAGCTATATCTTAATCTTACTCTATGTGTAATAGTAATAACAAGTGGTTGAAAGCAATGAAATATATTTAAGCTAAAGTAATTATTGAGACTGAGTAGCTTCCTGGAAATATTTACCAAATTTCCTTGGTGTTATAAAATGAAAACTTTATGGTGGGGATTCTTCAGGAACAAAGATGTTAAAAATTTCAAGAATCATTTATCATGAAGAGTTGATAGCTAGTAATATGTATCTCAATCAATATCGATGGAATGAACTTCGTTTTCTCATGAAGTCACGTAGTATTATGAGGGAATGATGTAAAGGTCCAAATCATCCTTTCTGTATAAATTCAATTTTGCACATACAGAATACAGTCGAATTTCTCAAATCTGGCAACCATGAGGTCAAGCAGCAGCAAGATTTCAGAATTTTCTGGAATTTGGATATCCTTCATGCGAAGGAGACCTAAAAACAGATCGAATAAAGTATAGATTACCCTGTCGAGTTTCTTGTCCCAATTCATAAGTATACATGCATTTCAAACATTATAACTGCAATAGTTTACTGTacctatgaaaaaaaatcttgttttcaATATAGACTAAAGTAGTGATAGGTGGTAGTGCCTATGAAGTGCTAGGAATGACATTTGGTGCAGTTGATGCTGAGTAAACATACATGTCATCTTGCTCCTGAGAGGTTGCTATTTCCATACACCTTGTCAACAAAGAATGTCAGCAACTTTTCTGGATTCTATGTCATAAATCACTGAGGAGCCAACACCAAAACATTTGCACAGGTTATGCACTGAAATGTCCTTCTCAAATAATGTCTGTCAAAGTTCTGCTTTCTCCAGATTTGTAAGCGATACAATGGTTAGAAATCCACTTATGGAGATGGAgaaagtgatatcattatataCAGAGCATGAGACGAAGAAGAAAAGCAGCCTTAGTAACCCTCAACTCAGGTCTAAAGCTCTGAAGatttatgagcatttatgtatagaaGACAATGTAGCTGAGTCAGAGGCACTTCAAGCAAATAATGGATGGCTAAGTAAGTCTATTAGATGTCAGAAGCTACCTAATGTGAAGGCAATAGGAGAATATGCCAGAGATACATGTGATTTCTTTTTGTGTAAGGTTTCCGCAGAATATAAACCCTGTATAAAGTGAGAAATGGACAACTTCTGAATTATTCAATACATTGAAAAAACTTAAACTGGTATTTTTGTTATACAAAATGGCTGATTTCCCCAAACATTTCGGATAATAGAAGTTATACTGTACAAGTAGTACACTTGAACCTCATATGCGATTCATTTATGTACTAGTACATTTGTGTTTAAAGTGACacgcaaaaacaaaacaaaattcttCCTATTTTTTCATCAGGTTCatgatttttttatataatcaTTTGGTGCCtagaatgatcatagttttttggTCAAAGTCAACTGAGAAATGTGGATTGTTTTTGGTGACAGTGTACTTAGAATTACTGTATATGCAATATCTGTATACAGTATACTGGTGCAGTTAGTTATCCACTAAAATATcaatgttttttcatacttgtttgctgttacccgtgctagcaaggtagcaccatggaCAGACAAAGTGTTGTCAAGGTAAAGCAATACTGGCAACAATGTCTATTTTTGATAGAAAACCAATTCCTGCCTCATTCTGGTCAAATTTCAATGCTGGAAGAGTCAGGGGAGGGAGTTTCAAACTTGTggagccccatcttttgaacattctccactatcatgCAACTTGTTAAAtttatgtatactgtctgcattaatcatgtgctcagtcattctgttccactcACCACTCTTACACTAAACAAGTCATTTAGATCTTTCTCAACATTTTTGTTTAATGAATCTGTGAAAATGTTAAACTACTTTTAAATAATACTCCAGGGTCATTTTGTTATGCCACTTCCTTTCAAACATATACTACCTCTATTGTATAAACTTATACACTGTATAAGACAAGGACTCACTAAAGTTAATCTTTAATATTGCCATACATTTGCTCTTAAAAAACATAAACACTTAAGAACAAAAATTTGGTGTATGTTTTTGTTTCTATACCGTTCTGCAGTATCCTGCATTAATAAAACATATTTAAAGCTGTTTTGTGTTATGTTCAATGAAACTGTCTACATAAGGTTTGATTTGCATTTTTTGGCTTTTAATGTGCCCATGATTTTCATAAGGCACATTAGCAGTCAGTGAGATTAGGGTTTATTCTCAAGTGGTAAGATGCTATACTAGGGAAGTTTGTAATGACAATAAACCCATTTACTATACGGTTAGCTACAGACTGTCATTACAGTATTATAGAGGAACTCTCTTTCTAAAATGGATGGCAACTACATATGCTTTAGAAATCAGAGTTGCAATTTCCTTTCTAAAGCATAAAAACCATAATGCTCTATAAATACTGGATTATCAGGATTTTTCAAGCAGGACATGTTTGACTCTTCATACATGAAAGGGGCAGGTTACAGAAAACTTTCTCTCAAAAGGAAAACTATTCTACATAACACTCCCAATGGAAGAATGTCAAACATATGTAAGAAAAATATAGATCTATAAGACAGCATATTCTATTGATGTAATTTAGGTAAGGAAATTACAACTAGGCCACTACAGCATTTTTAACTTTATTATGAAGTTCGAATACACAGTGACATTGAAAGTCTCAAATTACATTAAAGctatgaaagaggaaaaagagagagagaaccaaagtTTAGATTCATAAAATATATACTAAAGCTTAAATCATGACAGTATattacaaaataagaaaaaaggtgTGTGGGCAATTATACATTACCAAATGCAGGGTGGGAATGTGTATTAATACACTAATGCCATTTGCTTTAAAATTATGAATGTCTATCTATAACTCTGTtgcaactggaactccctcaagggggtggcttcGGCAgtacagtctccataactggcgaactccagtgtcacttcttaaAGCCTTTAGTACTaaagcctcacccttaataggccacaggcagagggcaactctagcacagtgtttgcaaaggctcctacgtaatgttcctacttactactacaTGAATATATTACCTTTCCTTTCTGAGTTTTTATGGTTGGCCTGCTCCTGATTCAAACTTTTACTGTAACACATGTAAGGAACCACCTCCACTTACTTAGTTGTACATACTGTAAATGGCTAACTCATTTTCTGTGATAAACAGCAAAccaatttttattatttttcctcAAATAAAAATGAAGACTCTTCACATATTCTAAGAGTTTAGTATTTCAGATCCAATTCTTACCTGCAAATGATAATGTTCTACCTTTATGAGCAAATTATGTGGTGGTTCAGGAAGTCTTAATCCATTTTAGATACAAAGGTACAAGAGGGTTGAATGAAGTAcaaaatatgaaatgatttatAAAATACTGTAGATTTATTACTATCTAGAAGAAACTGTATCAAGCATATGAATAGGACTCAATACATTTCTTATTGAGGATTCAACTATCTCACCACCAACTACCATTTCCTCGAGAACCATATGCAACCTATCTACATTAAAGAGAACATGTCTCTCAGAAAATTTCCCAAAATACCTATGAAGGGCACTGACATATAAACTTAGAAATTCATAAACCATCAGTTCGTTTTCTGTGTCGTCAGCAGCAACAATGAAGAGACAAGGGCCAAACCACCGGAAGACCAGGGTGTGATCTCCTTCTCCTAGGAAGTGGCACTAGGGGGAATGGTAAGCTTGTGATCACTGACAAGTTATCATTATTGAGTAAAATTCTGAAAAAATTAGTTTCAAGGGgggaattttgaaatgaaaaggatGAGACAAGAAATATGGTTAGTCAGAGCAATGCAACTCACAATACTTctaaatgagaaaaatgaaaatatacctatctctctctcacacacacacacaccctcaatgTCCATCCTCTCCACATCAAACAAACTACATATATCCATTCCTGAATGCATAAAAGTTATTTTTACTAATGACCTTACTTTAAGGAGGTCTGCAACAGTTATATACCCCTGCCCTAAGTTTACATCATATTTCCAAAATTCTGgactttctgatatcttcctATATTCCTGCAGCATCCTTTCTCATCTTACTACTATCATATAATCTCTatttctcatcgccaccccaagTCATATCATGGGGTGGATCAATGCTCTCAATTCTCATACACACATCTAATGCATTGTGAAAAATGGGCTTTTGCACCAACATAGGCACCTATCACTTTTTCATTTTACAAACTAAGTTCATCTGTTAGCTAACCAACTTAAAAACACCATCCTAGACAAAGGACAGATTTACTAAAGGAAAGAAGTTCTTCATGGCTTGTCTTTTCCATTAAAAGTTCCTTCATCAAATTTACACAAATTATCCCACTTTCTTGATTTCCATTTGGTCCTCTGCACACTTCATTTCCCATTTTTCTGCACTACTGCCTAATTTCCCCCCGACCTGAATTGCCTCATTTGGTTGGGAACCCTTATTCTAATTAACATAAAGCACTTGTTATTTCTTGTTACATACATGCAATGCATTTCACTATTGGTCAATACCTGGACTACTCAATCATGACATTCTTCCAGCATGTACAACAAATATTGTTAATAGGCCTTTATTTACAAGAACGAGAAAAGGGGTCACAAATCAAGCTGATCTAAGTGTAACGTACAGCACTGACACCATTCTGATAAAATGATCAACTTGCTAATGCCTATTTTCTTTGAAACTTCTTTGAGGTTGACAGACTGCACATTCCTAAGTTATACATGGCTATACTGCGAACTTACTCCATTGCATTATACATTTATGGGACCTGACTCCCAAAAGTAACTACTGTACGGAGTGGCATCCCATTACATTGTAATTTCACATGGGAATAAGTTCAGTGGATTTTAATGGCCAAATACAGTACCATAGTAACAAATAAGCATATGATGTAGTGAACATTTTCAATAAGAACTACCATTAACAAGCACTGTTTATAGTGAaagacatggcatgggcaaaacaagCCCCAATGAAGGTCATTTCTGGAGGgagaaaaggtaaaagagagagagaggagaaattgaTCAGGGATCTGCAGGTCTTTGtacacctgactcttaaaagATCATGGTAGTGAAAACAAAAGAGGATGGAAACCTTCAAATGTGTTTTACTTAACAGAAGGATTTTAAATGTTTTTCATTAATACTAAGAGGCCACATTACTTACCGCATCTTTGTCAGAACTCAAACACTTCGAGGCCACTCTGGATTCTAAAGCTGTCCGACTATTAGAGTTGATGTGGGTGAAGTAATGGGAAAACTGTACATTACCATCCTTAGAAACTATAAGCATATAGTGCATCATTGTGACCACAGCCtgcaaaatgaaatttttttataaCTATCAATTCAGTCATAAAACTGACAACAAATTTAACACACACATTGATGTATCCCATAAGAGATAAAAGTTCTCTGCTTCAATGGTTTACAAAACTTGCTTATAGTATGTTATATTCAttttcccttccagtttttattGAGCTCCATCTAGATGAGgatacactgtgagtgaaaagtgtagtttcatcaaagaactttcacTTAAAAAAagagttcattctatcctgttaCTTGAAATAGTACAGCCTTGGGTAACAGGAGCTAAATATTTAGGAAGAGGTCCTGGATAATATCAAGGCCCTATTTTAAAGAAAATGGTCCAAGGGTGATTATATAAATACATTTCCTCTCATATATTCAGACTACCAGTAACCTTGTACGTTTCCTTTATCTTTTAGCTATCCAGTATACTGGACTGAAAGCACGGCTCCTATttgcaaccaggccccacagacctttccatggggtCCTACAGCcacatcatatgccctggttcagtcctttgaccaTAGATAAAAATCTACCTGCACAAGAAAAACAGCACAGTAGCTGAAGCTGTAGGAATCACTTCATTGTATGTTAATCAGGCTTGGCTAagatctatttatttttttgctaatAATAACAAGTAAAAGCTTTAGTAAACATCAGAAGAGAAAACATACTGTAACTATAAATGGGAAATCATCAGTATGGAAGGACATAACAAGTGGGATCTCACAAGGGTCTGAGCAGGATCAGATTCAAGCTGTTTTACAAACTAAATTCTTCATGAGATTAGGAAACGACTACGATATACATCGATAAGATTCACAAGTATTTTGAGAAATATGAAGTGAAACAAACTTTTTTAAACAGAAGACAAAAAGAAATCATAAATGGAGAATCATTGGAATAGGACACAACATGTGGGATCCCGTAAGGGTCTGATTAGGGTCGTTTCGAGTCGTTTTAGAGAGGAATTATCCTGAGCCACTAGGAAATAACTGCAAGTTATATCTGTAAGCAGACGACACTAAAGTACTCTGTTAAATATGAACTGAACCATACTGTAAACTATTGCAGAAAGATAACAGTACAAACaaatcataaatatatcaaatgATACTTAAGGATTATGAATACACactgaagaagaaataaaagtatTGGAAAAGACAAAACTAGAGAAAGACGTAGTTGTAATAGACAGAAAAGTGACATCTGAATTTATAAACAAGGAAATACACAAAGCCAACCCCATAATACATAAAATAAGAGATATTGATGAATACTCTAAAACAGGTAGTTTTAAAACATTATAAGGAATTGTTTTGACTTGATAATGAATACACGAATCAAGAATGATTGCTGTGTTGAAGGAAACACAAAGACATGCTAGAACATGTCCAAGAAAGAGGGACTAAATAAGTGCCACAACCACAAGACATATTATAAGAAGAATGATTAAAAACTCTGAAATTGCCAAGCCTTTCCTATCGGTGAATCTGCAAAGATCTGATAATGACCAACACAATTCTACATAAATACAGCTACAATCCACATATATCATTTAACTATAATGAGACACTAACTACAGGCCACAAATATTGACCATTAAGTGTAAAAATAAAAACGGTGATGATATTCATAGAAAACCTGTGGCTATGGTGCGATCAATGCGGTTCCCCACAACCACAGATTTCCTACAGACCGACTTTAATCTACAACAcacagaaagcaaaaaaaagaaaaaaaaattctgctgtCCATGTAGCTTTATAATTAACGGTGACGTTGATAATGAAGACATTATCCCTCAACCCCGAGGAAGACAGTGGACACTAGACGCCGGGAGCAAACTTGGCCTGTGGGATGAATGGTAGCGTGACCccgtgtcaggtcaaaggccggcgGGACGTTAAACCCACAGGTCATATCGCGAGGCTCAAAGGTCATCCTCTTTGATCAATGGgtgtgtcgtcgtggtcaagaggtcaATGACTACATGGTATTATACTTAAATATTACCTCGCACATTGGACAGGATCCGTTTGGCCTTATCTTGACAGGATTTCCTACCTTATACCGAAGACATTTGAATCTCTCCGCGACTTTAATGACCCCTTGATAAACCTCGGAAATATAAAGACACGAAGTGAAAAAATATGATATTAGTCGTAAtatactccctcctctctctgtcATGAGGGGTAAGAGAAGGTTAACCATACCTTTAGGTTGGTCTGGGGGGATTTTTGCGATTCAGGTAAAGGCCTGGCGTCCTTGTTTGGGAGCCACGATCACTTTTCTTCGGCCACAATCGCCACAGCTGACACTGGTTCCAATATTATCTCGCCCCATCATATATCCCTTATTTTCTACACTACCTCAATtgaaacgaggaaaaaaaatattcctttgaCGAACGTTGTCATTATTTCCGTGGGGAAATTAGGTGAATGGATGGTATGATACACGTATGAAACGCCTGCTTTTTGGAAAACTCAGGGTTGATCCGTGCCGACGGGAGTTTGAGTAGTGTGGTTGTAATGGCTGCCATGGTATGAAATTACCTAGGATGGAAGAGGCTTCGAGTCAAAACCAGCTGGGTGGGAGTGGTGGTCCGGCTGGTGTGGCCAACAGACAAAATCTAGAAGAACCGAGCCCGCGAGTGCAGTACTCCATCCCGGGGATACTACACTTCATCCAGCATGAGTGGGCCAGGTTTGAGATGGAGCGATCGCAGTGGGAGCTGGAGAGGGCGGAACTCCAGGTTTGTTTTGTTGTCATTGTTCCACCCTACCACCACGAGAGAGACGGTGGGGGGAGAGGTTTACCCTCTCTCCTCTGCCTCTTCTCTAACCCCGTGGGATACccttggggggttggttggtcatGGGGATCGGGAGGAGTCCGGGGAATAGGCCAAATATGGCGCGGGGAGAGGAAAAGGGGTGTGGGTGGATCATTGATTGACGGTGATCAGCTGTGTTGACGAGTTGCCATTCACTCGAACGACCGCCAGGTTTATTCCACCATTACCATGATGCTGAGGCTTATCTCTGTAGTCCCTTTGGTGCCCGACACCAGGCCTTCAAAGTCGTCAATCTGTAGCATAGATATGGCGACTTGACCTCTAAATGAGTGTAAATTTCGGTCTCGAGTCAATTTATATAGTTCAATGTTTATGTTCGTGAAGGTGGGCTGGTCATGCTCATTAGGGGACAGTTAATGACCCCCATAAttcattttttggggggttgataGGGCTTTTGGTGAGTGCGGGAGAGGTTTTCCCCACAGTGGAATTgaggtgcattatatatatggttggtggTTAGAGAGGAGGATTATCCATTTTTGACCATTTAAAAGCTCTCATCTGAATTATTTATTATTGAGTTGATGTAATACACTTGAATATCGATATTGAATTAGCAGGGGGCCAGGTAGAGCTTCTAGGGGACCTGGGGCAAATATTCCTTGGGAGGTCTTTACCGT
This genomic interval from Panulirus ornatus isolate Po-2019 chromosome 40, ASM3632096v1, whole genome shotgun sequence contains the following:
- the LOC139761407 gene encoding AP-4 complex subunit sigma-1-like, coding for MTERGGSILRLISYFFTSCLYISEVYQGVIKVAERFKCLRYKAVVTMMHYMLIVSKDGNVQFSHYFTHINSNSRTALESRVASKCLSSDKDACHFLGEGDHTLVFRWFGPCLFIVAADDTENELMVYEFLSLYVSALHRYFGKFSERHVLFNVDRLHMVLEEMVVGGEIVESSIRNVLSPIHMLDTVSSR